The Mycobacterium paragordonae genome includes a region encoding these proteins:
- a CDS encoding alpha/beta fold hydrolase, producing MAAPGVIELDLPRLRMTALTWGPEQGRLALCVHGFPDSAHSWRILAPMLADSGFRVVAPFTRGYAPTGPAPDGDYHLGALMSDLIDLHAHLGGPDDAVLIGHDWGAFATNGLAAYGGSPFSAHISMGIPPIRAFGNAKRGLAQGFRMTARQLRRSWYVLFFQLPFLPERVLPRVIPRLWQDWSPRGADVRDGVAATMAALPTLTHRRAAVSYYRSLVRFTSAALQYAELHRFRFLLPRAPLLVLHGQQDGAVQVEYLAGVIESLPPGSRVRTIAGAGHFLQIDQPAAVCAAILEFLAVA from the coding sequence ATGGCTGCCCCGGGTGTGATCGAACTCGACCTGCCGCGACTGCGGATGACGGCACTGACATGGGGACCGGAGCAGGGGCGGCTGGCCCTATGTGTTCATGGCTTTCCAGACAGTGCCCACAGCTGGCGGATCCTCGCACCCATGCTGGCCGACAGCGGATTTCGCGTCGTTGCGCCCTTCACCCGGGGTTACGCTCCGACAGGACCCGCACCGGACGGCGACTACCACCTGGGTGCGCTGATGAGCGACCTCATCGACCTGCACGCGCACCTCGGTGGTCCGGACGACGCCGTACTGATCGGACACGACTGGGGCGCATTCGCCACCAACGGCCTCGCCGCATACGGTGGCTCTCCGTTCAGTGCTCACATCTCGATGGGCATCCCACCGATTCGCGCGTTTGGCAATGCGAAACGCGGACTTGCGCAAGGTTTTCGGATGACGGCGAGGCAACTTCGCAGGAGCTGGTACGTGCTGTTCTTTCAACTGCCGTTCCTGCCGGAGCGGGTGCTGCCCCGAGTTATCCCCAGGCTGTGGCAGGACTGGTCACCGCGAGGCGCCGACGTCCGCGACGGGGTGGCAGCGACGATGGCCGCGCTGCCCACCCTCACCCACCGCAGAGCGGCGGTGTCCTACTACCGGTCCCTGGTCCGATTCACCAGTGCCGCATTGCAATACGCGGAACTGCACCGGTTTCGGTTCCTGCTTCCCCGCGCACCGTTGCTGGTGCTCCACGGTCAGCAGGACGGCGCCGTTCAGGTCGAGTACCTTGCCGGCGTCATCGAATCGCTGCCACCAGGGAGCCGGGTACGAACAATCGCCGGTGCCGGACACTTCCTCCAAATCGACCAGCCGGCCGCAGTGTGCGCGGCCATTCTCGAGTTCCTTGCGGTCGCCTGA
- a CDS encoding aromatic ring-hydroxylating oxygenase subunit alpha: MPRPEALDLTRRVLKHLEDDSLDTVEDVCREPREAFTDPEWFDRELATLRRVPHVIGWAGEVAAPGSFTTKDVMGVPVLVVRGKDDLVRAFVNGCAHRGAQVAADCGTTKMFTCPYHNWSYGLDGRLVGAPARRMFAGALDGRGLTPLPISDEAGLLVVGLNPDVDVTRALGEIAEPLSHYDFDVRQHAETRRFVIAANWKLAVGVNFEGYHFPYVHPDTLDPIATNNSVCDVYGRHNRWAFPFRGIANFRDSPESDWPEQFFGTVVYGLFPSCVLIEAPASYQMLRVYPGRAPGECVIHMTYGAPSPITTDQEREWYRMSMDAVCNVLCNQDFPMAEACQRGLEGGVPEVLFGRNEPMLHHLVAVWRQAVHETVAAVRAG, encoded by the coding sequence ATGCCACGACCGGAAGCGCTGGATCTCACGCGGCGGGTGCTCAAGCACTTGGAGGACGACTCGCTCGACACCGTCGAGGACGTATGTCGCGAACCGCGTGAAGCGTTCACCGATCCCGAATGGTTCGACCGTGAACTCGCCACGTTGCGCCGGGTGCCCCATGTCATCGGCTGGGCCGGTGAAGTCGCGGCGCCGGGGAGTTTCACGACGAAAGACGTTATGGGCGTGCCGGTCTTGGTGGTCCGTGGCAAAGACGACCTGGTGCGCGCCTTCGTCAACGGGTGCGCCCACCGCGGCGCGCAAGTCGCCGCTGACTGCGGGACCACAAAGATGTTCACCTGCCCCTATCACAACTGGTCATACGGGCTGGACGGCCGACTGGTAGGAGCACCCGCGCGCAGGATGTTCGCCGGCGCTCTCGACGGACGGGGACTGACGCCGCTGCCGATCAGCGACGAGGCGGGACTCCTTGTCGTAGGCCTCAACCCGGACGTGGATGTCACACGCGCGCTCGGTGAGATTGCGGAGCCGCTGAGCCACTACGATTTTGATGTCCGGCAGCACGCCGAGACCAGGCGCTTCGTGATCGCCGCAAACTGGAAACTCGCCGTCGGTGTGAACTTCGAGGGCTATCACTTCCCGTACGTCCACCCCGACACCCTGGACCCAATCGCGACCAACAATTCGGTGTGCGACGTCTATGGGCGCCACAATCGGTGGGCATTTCCGTTCCGCGGCATCGCCAACTTCCGGGACTCACCCGAATCGGACTGGCCCGAGCAGTTTTTCGGCACCGTCGTCTATGGCCTGTTCCCGAGTTGCGTGCTGATAGAGGCGCCGGCCTCCTACCAGATGCTGCGGGTGTACCCCGGTCGCGCGCCGGGTGAATGCGTCATCCACATGACGTATGGCGCGCCATCGCCCATCACCACCGACCAGGAACGCGAGTGGTACCGGATGTCCATGGACGCGGTGTGTAACGTGCTGTGCAATCAGGACTTTCCGATGGCAGAGGCGTGTCAGCGTGGCCTCGAAGGTGGAGTGCCTGAGGTGCTTTTCGGGCGCAATGAGCCGATGCTGCACCATCTCGTCGCGGTTTGGCGGCAGGCCGTGCACGAGACGGTGGCCGCTGTCAGGGCCGGTTGA
- a CDS encoding TetR/AcrR family transcriptional regulator: protein MPRHDWLLGRDRHDEAADRIYAAAADLISHVGYEAFTIESLAERVHCSPATIYRRAGGKAAIRDAVVRIHANRILETVRLTIKDLAGPERVVTATIVALQCMRADPLVHAMQSTNLVPGSEWLTKSPVVAGFAAEMLGEDDPLAAQWLIRVFLALWCWPLGESAAERAIVERYLGASYLNRP from the coding sequence ATGCCCCGTCACGATTGGTTGTTGGGCCGGGATCGCCACGACGAGGCCGCCGATCGCATTTACGCGGCCGCCGCCGACCTGATCTCCCATGTCGGCTACGAGGCCTTCACCATTGAGTCCCTGGCTGAGCGCGTGCACTGTTCGCCCGCGACGATCTATCGGCGCGCGGGCGGTAAAGCGGCCATCCGGGACGCCGTCGTCCGCATCCACGCGAACCGCATCCTCGAGACGGTGCGTCTGACCATCAAAGACCTCGCCGGCCCGGAGCGGGTCGTCACCGCCACCATCGTCGCCTTGCAATGCATGCGTGCCGATCCCCTGGTTCACGCCATGCAGTCGACGAACTTGGTGCCCGGTAGCGAATGGCTGACCAAGTCACCTGTCGTCGCCGGCTTTGCAGCTGAGATGCTTGGCGAAGACGACCCGTTGGCTGCTCAATGGCTGATCCGCGTCTTCCTGGCGTTGTGGTGCTGGCCGCTCGGTGAGTCTGCGGCCGAACGCGCCATCGTGGAGCGCTATCTCGGAGCGTCTTACCTCAACCGGCCCTGA
- a CDS encoding cytochrome P450 → MYDRMRAQSPVHRIGDSEFYAVFGWDALIDAVNRVEDFSSNLSATMVYHEDGTVTPFPMIEAGSPNHALATADDPAHAAHRKILLPHLSAKRVRIIEQFATQTAVHLWDEALLEGRIEWMSAVANRLPMMVVTQLLGLPDRDVAKLIRLGFATTTLLDGVVSQAQLEAAGAAAFELAGYVLEHFEKADTAAESGLIQDMAARCASGEVDQTVAMGIMLTLFSAAGESTASLLGSAAWILVDRPEIQRRLRERPELLTALIEEVLRYEPPFRGHYRHVWRDTTLDGVALPPNSHLLLLWGAANRDPRHFDAPNDFRLDRSGARGHVTFGKGAHFCIGAALARLEAQIVLRMLLERTSWIDAADVGEWLPSILVRRLDRLELAVR, encoded by the coding sequence ATGTACGACCGGATGCGGGCGCAATCCCCGGTGCACCGCATCGGCGATTCCGAGTTCTATGCCGTATTCGGCTGGGATGCGCTGATCGACGCCGTCAACCGGGTCGAGGATTTCTCGTCCAATCTGAGCGCGACCATGGTTTATCACGAGGACGGAACGGTCACCCCGTTCCCGATGATCGAGGCGGGCAGCCCGAATCACGCACTGGCCACCGCGGACGATCCGGCGCATGCCGCGCACCGAAAAATATTGCTGCCGCACCTTTCCGCCAAGCGGGTTCGGATCATCGAGCAGTTCGCCACGCAAACCGCGGTTCACCTCTGGGACGAGGCGCTGCTCGAGGGGCGGATCGAGTGGATGAGCGCGGTGGCGAACCGGCTGCCGATGATGGTTGTCACCCAACTGCTCGGTCTGCCGGATCGCGACGTAGCGAAGTTGATTCGGCTCGGCTTCGCTACCACGACGCTGCTCGACGGCGTCGTGTCGCAGGCTCAACTCGAAGCGGCCGGCGCCGCGGCCTTCGAACTTGCCGGGTACGTTCTCGAACATTTCGAAAAGGCCGACACGGCGGCGGAATCCGGCCTGATTCAGGATATGGCGGCCCGCTGCGCCTCCGGAGAGGTGGATCAAACCGTCGCGATGGGCATCATGCTCACGTTGTTCAGCGCCGCGGGTGAATCGACCGCCTCGCTGCTGGGCAGCGCGGCGTGGATTCTCGTTGACCGGCCCGAGATTCAGCGGCGGCTGCGCGAGCGTCCCGAATTGTTGACCGCGTTAATCGAGGAAGTGCTGCGCTACGAGCCGCCGTTTCGCGGTCACTACCGACACGTGTGGCGCGACACGACGCTGGACGGCGTTGCGCTACCGCCGAATTCCCACTTGTTGTTGCTATGGGGCGCGGCCAATCGGGATCCCCGACACTTCGATGCGCCGAACGATTTTCGCCTGGACCGCAGCGGCGCCCGTGGCCACGTCACGTTCGGGAAAGGCGCGCACTTCTGCATAGGTGCCGCGCTGGCGCGACTGGAAGCTCAGATCGTCCTCCGAATGTTGCTGGAACGCACCTCCTGGATCGACGCGGCCGACGTAGGGGAATGGTTGCCGAGCATCCTGGTGCGGCGTCTCGACCGCCTCGAATTGGCCGTGCGGTAA
- the fdh gene encoding formate dehydrogenase → MGLTRLFLEWPVVRQLRSGDGLGRGPAVTSQHTRAITPRTTTADRVVQSICPYCAVGCGQKVYVKDEKVVQIEGDPDSPISRGRLCPKGSASEQLVNNPGRQMKVLYRAPGATEWEPLELDRAIDMVADRFVEARRHAWQDIDKHGHPLRRTMKIAALGGATLDNEENYIIKKLFTAAGAIQIENQARIUHSATVPGLGTSFGRGGATQSLQDMANADCIVIQGSNMAECHPVGFQWVEEAKARGAKLIHVDPRFTRTSAVSNKHIPIRAGSDVVLLGALINYVIAQDLWFREYVLAYTNAATLINENYRDSEDLGGLFSGFDPETGQYDVTTWAYAGQEDAPDPEHGASASARAAGDVHGSGGPPLPHARVQRDETLQHPRSVFQIVKRHYARYTPEMVRDVCGISIEDFDYLARAVTENSGRERTTCFAYAVGWTQHTLGAQFIRTATILQLLLGNVGRPGGGIMALRGHATIQGSTDIPTLFNLLPGYLSMPKAGVHDTYQEYIKAVGPKNQKGFWADADAYLISLLKAWWGDAAREDNDWAFDYLPRLSGPHGTYQTVMSMLEDEVDGYFLLGQNPAVGSAHGRMQRMGMSHLKWLVVRDLNMIESATFWKDGPEIASGELKTEEIDTEVFFFPAATHVEKAGSFTQTQRLVQWRHQAVQPPGDCQSELQFFIELGKRIRQRLAGSTDERDRPLLDLTWDYPTDEHGEPDATAVLAEISGRYLTGPKAGQLVPGYTELGADGSTSCGCWIYSGVYAEGVNQAARRAPLGGPSPSQSEWGWAWPADRRILYNRASADPDGKPWSERKRYIWWDPQQQRWVGDDVPDFPVDRAPDTRPDPDVGGPDGLAGDDPFIMQADGKAWLFAPKGLVDGPLPTHYEPQESPVANALYPQQQNPSRIMFPRKDNLWAPSAGEPGGDVYPYVFTTYRLTEHHTAGGMSRWLPYLAELQPEMFCEVSPELAAERGLEPYGWATIVSPRAAIEAKVLVTERMRPLVIGGHTIHQIGLPYHWGVGSDAVVSGDAANDLLGVALDPNVQIQESKAGSCDIRPGRRPQGEALLRLIEEYQSRAGVTVETDNIRVTTSEPPNPRREG, encoded by the coding sequence ATGGGACTCACCCGACTCTTCCTGGAATGGCCCGTCGTCCGGCAGTTGCGGTCCGGGGACGGGCTCGGCCGCGGTCCGGCGGTCACCTCCCAGCACACCCGCGCCATCACCCCGCGCACCACCACCGCCGACCGGGTGGTGCAGAGCATCTGCCCGTACTGCGCGGTCGGTTGCGGGCAGAAGGTCTACGTCAAGGACGAGAAGGTCGTGCAGATCGAGGGTGACCCCGATTCGCCGATCTCCCGCGGACGGTTGTGCCCCAAGGGGTCGGCCAGCGAGCAACTCGTCAACAACCCGGGCCGGCAGATGAAGGTGCTCTACCGCGCGCCCGGCGCCACCGAATGGGAACCGCTGGAGCTCGATCGAGCCATCGACATGGTCGCCGACCGGTTCGTCGAAGCCCGCCGGCACGCCTGGCAGGACATCGACAAGCACGGTCATCCACTGCGGCGCACCATGAAGATCGCTGCACTCGGTGGCGCCACGCTGGACAACGAAGAGAACTACATCATCAAGAAGCTCTTCACCGCCGCGGGCGCCATCCAGATCGAGAACCAAGCCCGTATTTGACACTCCGCCACGGTTCCCGGTCTGGGAACCTCCTTCGGGCGCGGCGGCGCCACCCAATCACTGCAAGACATGGCCAATGCGGACTGCATCGTCATCCAGGGTTCGAACATGGCCGAGTGCCACCCCGTCGGATTCCAATGGGTGGAAGAGGCTAAAGCGCGGGGCGCCAAGCTTATTCACGTCGATCCGCGCTTCACCCGTACCTCGGCCGTGTCCAACAAACACATCCCGATCCGGGCCGGCTCCGACGTGGTGCTGCTCGGCGCACTGATCAATTACGTCATCGCCCAGGATCTCTGGTTCAGGGAGTACGTGCTGGCCTACACCAACGCGGCCACCCTGATCAACGAGAATTACCGGGACAGCGAGGATTTGGGCGGTTTGTTCTCCGGCTTCGACCCGGAAACCGGACAGTACGACGTCACCACCTGGGCGTACGCGGGCCAGGAGGACGCGCCGGACCCCGAACACGGGGCCAGCGCCTCGGCCCGCGCCGCCGGCGACGTGCACGGCAGTGGCGGCCCGCCGTTGCCGCATGCCCGTGTCCAGCGTGACGAGACCCTGCAGCACCCTCGCTCGGTGTTTCAGATCGTCAAGCGGCACTACGCCCGCTACACCCCGGAGATGGTGCGCGACGTCTGCGGTATCAGCATCGAGGACTTCGACTACCTGGCCCGTGCCGTGACCGAGAACTCCGGTCGCGAGCGCACCACCTGCTTCGCCTACGCCGTGGGCTGGACCCAGCACACGCTCGGAGCCCAATTCATCCGCACCGCAACGATTCTGCAGCTGCTGCTGGGCAACGTGGGACGTCCCGGCGGCGGGATCATGGCGCTGCGGGGGCACGCCACCATCCAGGGTTCCACCGACATCCCGACGCTGTTCAACCTGCTGCCCGGCTACCTGTCGATGCCCAAGGCCGGCGTACACGACACGTACCAGGAGTACATCAAAGCGGTCGGCCCGAAGAATCAGAAAGGGTTCTGGGCGGACGCCGACGCCTACCTGATCAGCCTGCTCAAGGCCTGGTGGGGCGACGCCGCCCGGGAGGACAACGACTGGGCCTTCGACTACCTGCCGCGACTGTCCGGCCCACACGGCACCTACCAGACGGTGATGTCGATGCTCGAAGACGAAGTCGACGGCTACTTCCTGCTCGGCCAGAACCCGGCCGTCGGCTCGGCGCACGGCCGGATGCAGCGAATGGGCATGTCACACCTGAAGTGGCTGGTCGTGCGTGACCTCAACATGATCGAGTCGGCCACCTTCTGGAAGGACGGGCCCGAGATCGCCTCCGGCGAACTCAAAACCGAAGAGATCGACACCGAGGTGTTCTTCTTCCCCGCCGCCACACACGTCGAGAAGGCCGGCTCGTTCACCCAGACCCAACGCCTCGTGCAGTGGCGGCATCAAGCCGTCCAACCGCCCGGAGACTGCCAGAGCGAACTGCAGTTCTTCATCGAACTGGGCAAGCGCATCCGGCAGCGCCTGGCCGGGTCGACCGACGAGCGCGACCGCCCGCTGCTGGATCTGACCTGGGACTACCCCACCGACGAACATGGCGAACCGGACGCCACCGCGGTACTGGCCGAGATCAGCGGGCGGTACCTCACCGGGCCGAAGGCAGGTCAGTTGGTGCCGGGTTACACCGAACTCGGTGCCGACGGATCGACATCCTGCGGCTGCTGGATCTACTCGGGCGTCTACGCCGAGGGCGTCAACCAGGCCGCTCGCCGGGCACCGCTCGGCGGCCCGAGCCCGAGCCAGTCGGAATGGGGCTGGGCCTGGCCCGCCGACCGCCGCATCCTGTACAACCGCGCCTCGGCCGACCCGGACGGCAAACCGTGGAGCGAGCGCAAGCGCTACATCTGGTGGGACCCCCAGCAGCAACGCTGGGTCGGGGATGACGTGCCCGACTTCCCCGTCGACCGCGCACCTGACACCCGGCCGGATCCCGACGTGGGCGGACCGGACGGGCTCGCGGGCGACGACCCGTTCATCATGCAGGCCGACGGGAAGGCCTGGCTGTTCGCGCCCAAGGGCCTTGTCGACGGCCCGCTGCCCACCCACTACGAGCCGCAGGAATCGCCGGTGGCCAACGCGCTGTACCCGCAGCAGCAGAACCCGTCGCGAATCATGTTCCCGCGCAAGGACAATCTGTGGGCACCGAGTGCGGGTGAGCCCGGCGGTGACGTCTACCCCTACGTGTTCACCACCTATCGGCTCACCGAACACCACACCGCGGGCGGGATGAGCCGCTGGCTGCCATACCTGGCCGAGCTGCAACCGGAGATGTTCTGCGAGGTCTCACCGGAGCTGGCCGCCGAACGTGGCCTGGAGCCCTACGGCTGGGCGACGATCGTCTCCCCGCGGGCGGCGATCGAGGCCAAGGTGCTCGTCACCGAGCGGATGCGGCCGCTGGTGATCGGGGGGCACACCATCCACCAGATCGGGCTGCCGTATCACTGGGGCGTGGGCTCTGACGCTGTGGTCAGTGGCGACGCGGCCAACGACCTGCTGGGGGTAGCTTTGGACCCGAACGTGCAGATCCAGGAGTCCAAGGCCGGCTCGTGCGACATCCGTCCGGGCCGGCGGCCGCAGGGTGAGGCGCTGCTGCGGCTCATCGAGGAATATCAGTCGCGTGCGGGGGTAACCGTCGAGACGGACAATATCCGGGTGACGACATCCGAACCACCAAACCCGCGACGGGAGGGCTGA
- a CDS encoding 4Fe-4S dicluster domain-containing protein gives MAQLVESTGPAEDAGWPDSKPRKGFFTDTSICIGCKACEVACKEWNRNPRDGDLEILGSSYDNTGQLGASTWRHVAFIEQDRDRIEEARESGRALVSLGMPSVGGAPDSVDITPPDTPEFRWLMASDVCKHCTHAGCLDVCPTGALFRTEFGTVVVQDDVCNGCGTCVAGCPFGVVERRSDGTYATPAKRSERPEHEFVTGVAQKCTLCYDRLLEDQTPACAQTCPTTSIKFGDHDDLVAQARARVAQLHATGLTEARLYGVNEHDGVGGTGSVFLLLDEPEVYGLPPDPRVPTADLMQMFKRAGVAAAGMFAAGALAFWRSR, from the coding sequence ATGGCGCAGCTGGTCGAATCGACCGGTCCGGCCGAGGACGCGGGGTGGCCGGATTCCAAGCCGCGCAAAGGATTCTTCACCGACACCTCGATCTGCATCGGTTGTAAGGCCTGCGAGGTGGCCTGCAAGGAGTGGAACCGCAATCCGCGCGACGGTGACCTGGAAATTCTCGGGTCGTCCTACGACAACACCGGGCAGCTGGGAGCCAGCACCTGGCGGCACGTGGCGTTCATCGAGCAGGACCGCGACCGCATCGAGGAAGCCCGCGAATCCGGCCGCGCGCTGGTGAGTCTGGGCATGCCGTCCGTGGGCGGTGCCCCCGACTCCGTGGACATCACGCCGCCGGACACCCCGGAGTTCCGCTGGCTGATGGCCTCGGATGTCTGCAAGCACTGCACCCATGCCGGTTGCCTCGACGTCTGCCCGACGGGCGCGTTGTTCCGCACCGAGTTCGGCACCGTCGTGGTGCAGGACGACGTCTGCAACGGCTGTGGCACCTGCGTGGCCGGGTGCCCGTTCGGCGTCGTCGAACGGCGCAGCGACGGAACCTACGCCACTCCGGCCAAACGGTCCGAGCGCCCGGAACACGAGTTCGTCACCGGGGTGGCCCAGAAGTGCACGCTCTGCTACGACCGGCTGCTCGAGGACCAGACTCCGGCCTGCGCACAGACCTGCCCGACGACGTCGATCAAGTTCGGCGACCACGACGACCTCGTCGCCCAGGCCCGCGCCCGGGTCGCGCAACTGCACGCCACGGGACTCACCGAGGCCCGCCTGTACGGGGTCAACGAGCATGACGGCGTCGGCGGCACCGGATCGGTCTTCCTGCTCCTCGACGAGCCCGAGGTGTACGGGCTGCCCCCTGACCCGAGGGTGCCGACCGCGGACCTGATGCAGATGTTCAAGCGGGCCGGGGTGGCCGCCGCGGGAATGTTCGCCGCTGGGGCACTGGCTTTTTGGCGGTCCCGATGA
- the nrfD gene encoding NrfD/PsrC family molybdoenzyme membrane anchor subunit: MSTSEYDSLRPPAGSGGKRRRGDGKRRRRDESLMVPDAEFSSYYGRPVVKPAPWGHEVGAYLFLGGVAGGSGLLAAGAQLTGRKVLRRNTRLAALGAVMLGAVALVKDLGRPERFVNMLRTFKLTSPMSVGSWILSFFSAGIGVAAAAEVDRMTGERLPLGPLRPVLRAVEGPAGLEAALFAPPLAVYTAVLLCDTATPTWNAAYKDLPFVFVSSASLAASGLAMITTPVAEAGPARKLAVMGAVSDLISARVTEYRMDPVTREPLHHGTPGKLLQWSEILAAAGGLGALLGGGRRDVAALSGAALLMASAMLRFGFFEAGKESARDPRYTIEPQRRRLAARRAAGITDDSITTAG, encoded by the coding sequence ATGAGCACCTCGGAGTACGACAGCCTGCGCCCACCCGCTGGCTCGGGTGGCAAGCGTCGGCGGGGGGACGGCAAGCGGCGCCGGCGCGACGAGTCGTTGATGGTGCCGGACGCGGAATTCTCCTCGTATTACGGACGTCCGGTGGTCAAGCCGGCACCGTGGGGTCACGAGGTCGGCGCGTATCTGTTTCTCGGTGGGGTGGCCGGCGGGTCCGGTCTGCTGGCCGCCGGCGCTCAGCTCACCGGGCGAAAGGTGTTGCGCCGCAACACCCGGCTCGCCGCTTTGGGGGCGGTCATGCTGGGCGCGGTCGCACTGGTCAAGGATCTGGGCCGGCCCGAGCGCTTCGTCAACATGCTGCGCACCTTCAAGCTGACGTCGCCGATGAGCGTGGGCTCGTGGATACTCAGCTTCTTCAGCGCGGGTATCGGCGTCGCCGCGGCGGCCGAGGTCGACCGGATGACGGGTGAGCGGTTGCCGCTCGGCCCGCTGCGCCCGGTGCTGCGCGCCGTCGAGGGACCGGCCGGTCTGGAGGCCGCGCTCTTCGCGCCGCCGCTGGCGGTCTACACCGCGGTGTTGTTGTGCGACACGGCAACCCCGACGTGGAACGCCGCCTATAAGGACCTGCCATTTGTCTTCGTCAGCTCGGCGAGCCTGGCCGCGTCAGGGCTGGCGATGATCACCACACCGGTCGCCGAAGCCGGTCCTGCCCGCAAGCTGGCAGTCATGGGCGCGGTCAGTGATCTGATCTCCGCCAGGGTCACCGAATACCGGATGGACCCGGTGACCCGAGAACCGTTACACCACGGGACCCCCGGCAAGTTGCTGCAGTGGAGCGAAATTCTTGCTGCCGCGGGAGGTTTGGGCGCACTGCTGGGCGGGGGTCGCCGCGACGTCGCGGCCCTGTCGGGCGCGGCCCTGTTGATGGCGTCGGCGATGCTGCGGTTCGGCTTCTTCGAAGCGGGCAAGGAATCGGCGCGCGATCCCCGCTACACGATCGAGCCACAGCGACGCAGGCTGGCCGCGCGCCGGGCGGCCGGGATCACCGACGACTCGATCACCACTGCTGGTTAA
- the selD gene encoding selenide, water dikinase SelD, producing the protein MTRLTGYAHGGGCACKIPPGELEEAVRGLTGQTGPDVLVGLDDGDDAAAVRVGDLAVLSTADFFTPVVDDAYDWGRIAAANALSDIYAMGGRPVVAINLVGWPRDVLPLELMTEVLRGGLAVAAQAECPVIGGHSIDDPEPKYGMAVTGVADPARLLRNDAAKPGLPLTLTKPLGVGLLNNRHKQTGEVYQEAVDIMTRLNRDASEAALRAGAEAATDVTGFGLLGHLHKMCRASGVRAVIHRAAVPVIEAARAALNDGFVSGGTHRNLDWVRPHLEFASGVTEDDLLLLADAQTSGGLLVVGELPGYPVIGHTAAGSGIEIR; encoded by the coding sequence ATGACGCGGCTGACCGGCTACGCGCATGGCGGCGGCTGTGCCTGCAAGATCCCACCTGGCGAGCTGGAAGAGGCGGTACGCGGGCTCACCGGCCAAACGGGCCCCGACGTCCTGGTGGGCCTCGATGACGGCGATGACGCCGCCGCTGTCCGGGTCGGCGATCTGGCGGTGCTGTCCACCGCGGACTTCTTCACCCCGGTCGTCGACGACGCCTACGACTGGGGACGCATCGCCGCCGCCAACGCACTGTCGGACATCTACGCGATGGGCGGGCGCCCGGTGGTCGCCATCAATCTCGTCGGCTGGCCGCGCGACGTGTTGCCGCTGGAGCTGATGACCGAAGTGTTGCGGGGCGGGCTGGCGGTAGCGGCGCAGGCCGAGTGCCCGGTGATCGGCGGCCACTCCATCGACGATCCGGAACCGAAATACGGGATGGCGGTCACCGGCGTGGCCGACCCCGCGCGGTTGCTCCGCAATGACGCCGCCAAGCCGGGGCTGCCGCTCACCCTCACCAAACCGCTGGGCGTGGGCCTGCTCAACAACCGGCACAAGCAGACCGGTGAGGTCTACCAGGAAGCCGTCGACATCATGACCCGGCTCAACCGCGACGCATCGGAGGCGGCACTGCGGGCCGGCGCCGAAGCGGCCACCGACGTCACCGGTTTCGGCCTGCTGGGACATCTGCACAAGATGTGCCGCGCTTCCGGCGTCCGCGCGGTCATCCACCGCGCCGCGGTACCGGTGATCGAGGCAGCCCGCGCGGCCCTGAACGATGGGTTCGTCTCCGGCGGCACCCACCGCAATCTGGACTGGGTGCGACCCCACCTCGAATTCGCAAGCGGGGTAACCGAAGACGACCTTTTGTTGCTGGCCGACGCGCAGACCTCCGGCGGGCTGCTGGTGGTCGGCGAGCTACCCGGCTACCCGGTCATCGGGCACACTGCGGCGGGCAGCGGCATTGAAATTCGTTAA